Proteins from one Panulirus ornatus isolate Po-2019 chromosome 28, ASM3632096v1, whole genome shotgun sequence genomic window:
- the LOC139757722 gene encoding cuticular protein 47Eg-like, with the protein MKCAVLVLLSLAALVAARPDSILDLNLDDIQHYQVSEDDTTVTGTYSWTSPEGVEYFVKYVADASGFRVLDSNAVPTSAKGVRADGSQGSFFSSEEFDSRE; encoded by the exons ATGAAGTGTGCA GTTCTCGTCCTTCTGAGCCTGGCCGCCCTGGTCGCTGCCCGCCCCGACTCTATCCTCGACCTGAACCTGGACGACATCCAACACTACCAGGTCAGCGAAGACGACACGACCGTCACTGGCACGTACAG CTGGACTTCTCCTGAAGGTGTGGAGTACTTCGTCAAGTACGTCGCTGATGCCAGTGGCTTCCGTGTCTTGGATTCCAACGCTGTACCAACTAGCGCTAAAGGTGTGAGGGCTGACGGTTCACAGGGATCCTTCTTCTCCTCTGAGGAGTTCGATAGCAGGGAATGA